ACACCACCGCCGACGGCCGACCCTGGGGCGCGCCGATGACGTTCACGGCGGATGTGCGGTCGGTGCCGTCGGGAGCGGTGATCTTCGTGCTGGGCGGAACGGCGCTGATCGTGCTGGCGGTCGCGTTCCGGCTGCGGCGTACGCGGCGCCCATGACCGCACGCGGAGCCAATGACCGCGTACGCGGATCCGGTGACGGCGTACGCGGGGTCGGCGGATCCGGTGACGGCGTACGCGGAGCCGGTGACGGCGGGGTCCAGAACGAACCCCGCGCCTCACAGCCGGTGCGCCATCCCCGCCGGCCCCGCCCCCCGGGTGTCCAGCAGCAGCTGGGCCTTCACCGACAGCCCCTGGAGGTCGTAGGTGCGGTGCGGCTGGAGCAGCACGGTCAGGTCGGCGTCGGCCGCCGCCTCGTACACCGAGTCGGCGCGCTCCACCTCGCGCCCCAGCACCCGCCAGCGCGTGACGTACGGATCGTGGTAGCTGAGCCGGGCGCCCAGCTCGATCAGCCGGGAGGCGATCTCCCGGGCGGGCGAGCCCTCGGCGTCGGCGACGTCGGCCTTGTAGCCGACGCCCAGCAGCAGTACGTGCGCCCCGCGCGCCGACTTCCCGTACTCGTTGAGCAGGGCCGTGCAGCGGCGCGTGACATAGCCCGGCATCCGCCCGTTGACCTGCTGCGCGAGCTCCACCATGCGCAGCGGGATGCCGAGGCCGCGCTGGGGATCGGCCATATGCCCGTGGTCGACCGGCACGCCGTGGCCGCCGACGCCGGGGCCGGGGCGGAAGGACTGGAAGCCGAACGGCTTGGTCTCGGCGCAGCGCACCACGTCCCACACATCGACGCCGAGGTCATGGCAGTACACCGCCATCTCGTTGACCAGGGCGATGTTGACGTGCCGGTAATTGGTCTCCAGGACCTTGACCGTCTCGGCCTCGCGCGTGCCACGGGCCCGGACGACCTTCTCGGTGAAGCGCCCGTAGAAGGCGGCGGCCGCCTCGGTGCAGGCGGGGGTGAGGCCGCCGATGACCTTGGGGGTGTTGGCGGGGCCGTGGTCGCGGTTGCCCGGGTCGTGGCGGCAGGGGGAGTAGGCGAGGTGGAAGTCGCGCCCGGCCCGCAGCCCGGATCCCTCCTCGAGGAGCGGACGGAGGAATTCCTCGGTGGTGCCGGGGTACACGGTCGATTCCAGCAGAACGGTGGTGTGCGGGCGCAGCCTCGCCGCGAGCGTGCGGGCCGCCTCGCCGACCGCCGACAGATCCAGTCTGCGGTCGTCCCCGAGCGGGGTCGGGGCGCAGATCACAGCGGTGCGGACGCGGCCGAGCTCGGCGGGGTCGGCGGTGATCCGGAAGCCCTGGGAGGCCATCCGGCGCAGCTCGGCGGCGGAGAGCAGGCCCTCGCCCGAGCCGGCGGGCAGCCGTCCGGCCCGGAGGTCGGACGCCGCGCGCGGATCGGGGTCGTAGCCGACGGTGCGGACGCCGGCGGCGGTGGCCGCCCGGGCGAGAGGAATACCGAGATGACCGAGTCCGATGACGGCGAGATCTGCGGGCATGACGTCGTGTCGTCCTTCCCGGGACGATGTCGGATGGCGCAAAGGCAGACTAAGCGGAAATATGACTCGTATTCAGTATTGGTGAGAGGTGTTGACACGGTGTCGCGTCGATGGCCGGAGCAGCGGCATGGCACGGAGGGGAGAAAGCCAGGAAAATCGGCAGGGCGGCGTGGCGTCGATCACAACGGGAGGCAGCGGTGAAAACACCGGCACTGGGACCGGCCGAGCGCGGCGAGGCGCTGGCCCGGATGGCGGACCGTGAGCTCGACGTGCTGGTCGTGGGCGGCGGAGTGGTCGGCGCGGGCACCGCGCTCGACGCCGCGACGCGGGGCCTGGAGACCGGTCTGGTCGAGTCGCGGGACTGGGCCTCCGGGACCTCCAGCCGGTCCAGCAAGCTGATCCACGGCGGACTGCGCTATCTGGAGATGCTGGACTTCGCACTGGTGCGCGAGGCGCTCAAGGAGCGCGGGCTGCTGCTGGAGCGGATCGCACCGCACCTGGTCAAGCCCGTGCCGTTCCTGTATCCGCTGAAGCACCGGGTCTGGGAGCGGTTCTACGCGGGCTCGGGCGTCGCGCTCTACGACGCCATGTCGATCTCCTCCGGGCACGGCCGCGGACTGCCCGCCCACCGCCATCTGAGCCGCGGCCGGGCGCTGCGCGTGGCCCCCTGCCTCAAGAAGGACGCGCTGGTCGGGGCGTTGCAGTACTACGACGCCCAGATGGACGACGCCCGCTATGTCACCACGCTCGTGCGCACGGCGGCGGAGTACGGCGCCCATGTGGCGAACCGCGCGCGGGTGGTCGGCTTCCTGCGGGAGGGCGAGCGCGTGGTCGGCGCCCGGGTGCACGACCTGGAGCAGGGCGGCGAGTTCGAGGTCCGGGCCCGGCAGGTGGTCAACGCCACCGGGGTGTGGACCGACGAGACCCAGGCGCTGATCGGGGAGCGCGGCCAGTTCCACGTGCGGGCCTCCAAGGGCATCCACCTGGTGGTCCCCAAGGACCGCATCCACTCCACGACCGGGCTGATCCTGCGCACCGAGAAGAGCGTGCTGTTCGTGATCCCCTGGGGCAGGCACTGGATCATCGGCACCACGGACACCGACTGGGACCTGGACAAGGCCCATCCGGCCGCCTCCAGCGCCGATATCGACTATCTGCTGGAGCACGTCAACGAGGTCCTCGCGGTGCCGCTGACCCGCGACGACGTGGAGGGCGTCTACGCCGGGCTGCGCCCGCTGCTGGCCGGGGAGTCGGACGCCACCAGCAAGCTCTCGCGCGAGCACACCGTCGCCCATCCGGTGCCCGGCCTGGTGGTGGTCGCGGGCGGCAAGTACACCACGTACCGGGTGATGGCCAAGGACGCCGTGGACGAGGCGGTGCACGGCCTCGACCGCCGGGTCGGGCCCTGTGTCACCGAGGAGATCCCGCTGGTCGGCGCCGTCGGCTACAAGGCGCTGTGGAACGCCCGGGAGCGGATCGGCCGGCAGTACGGGCTGCACGCGGCGCGGATCGAGCATCTGCTCAACCGCTACGGCTCGGCGGCGCAGGAGGTGCTGGACCTGATCGCGGGCGACGGCTCGCTGGGGAAGCCGCTGGCCGGGGCGGAGGACTATCTGCGCGCCGAGGTCGTTTACGCCGCCTCGCACGAGGGGGCCCGCCATCTGGACGACGTCCTCACCCGCCGCACCCGCATCTCGATCGAGACCTTCGACCGCGGTACGCGCTGCGCCCGTGAGGTGGCCGAGCTGATGGGGCCGGTGCTGGGCTGGGCCCAGGACCAGCTCGACCGGGAGGTCGAGCACTACGAGAAGCGGGTGGAGGCGGAGCGCGAGTCGCAGCGTCAGCCGGACGATCTGACGGCGGACGCGGCCCGGCTGGGCGCGCCGGACATCATCCCGCTGTAGGAGGGGGCACGTGTCTTACCGGCGAGGACAGAACTCGGCCTCGAGCAGGGACGTTTCGGCGGTCAGACCCGAGGCGGCCGTGCTGTTGAGCCGGTAGGCGAGGCTGTGGCGGCCGTCGGGGGCGGTCACGGCCAGCGCGTAGGAGCCGTTGATCTCGCCGTTGTGGCCCCACAGCGTCACCCCGCACGCCAGCCGCACCGGGAACAGCCCCATGCCGTACCGGCCGTCGGAGGCGGAGGTGTTCCGCATCTGCCGCAGTTCGGCCCGGGGCACGACCTTGCCGCGCAGCAGACCGGGGAGGAGGCGGGTCAGATCGCCGAGCGTGGAGATCAGCTCCCCCGCGGCCCCGGCCGAGGAGGGGTTGAGATCGGTGACATCGCGCCGGGCGCCGCCGTCCCCGGCCCCGCCGTCCCGCGTGTACGCGCGGCCGTGCGGGTCCGGGAGGTCGGTGCGGGTGCCGGGGAAGGAGGTGCCGTGCAGCCGCAGCGGGGCGAGCACGTCGCGCCGGGCCTCGGTCGCGTAGGAGCGGCCGGTGACCCGCTGGACGACCATGCCCAGCAGCACGTAGTTGGTGTTGGAGTAGCGCCAGCCGGCCCCGGGCGCGAAGTCCGGGGGGTGCGCGACGGCGGTCCGCACCAGGGAGGCGGGGGTGCGGGTGCGGCCGGCCGCGGCCGACAGCTGACGCGCCAGCGCCGGGTCGGCGGTGTAGTCGAACAGCCCGCTCGTCTGGTTCAGAAGCTGACGGATCGTGATGGTCCGGCCGTCGTTGCCCTGGCCGCGCACCAGACCCGGGAGGTGCTCCTCCACCGTGTCGCCGAGGCCGAGCCGCCCCTGGGCGGCAAGACGCAGCGTCACCGCCGCGATGACGGTCTTGGTGAGGCTGCCCGCCCGGAAGTGGTCGTTCCGGTGGATCCGGCGTCCGGTGCGGACGTCCGCGACCCCCGAGGCGAGGTACCGCGTGCCGCCGCCCTCCCGGCGGATGAGCACCGCGGCCCCCGGCGCGTCGCCCTGGGCCGCCAACCGCCGTACGGCGGCGTGCAGGACACCGTCACGGCCGCCCTCGGCGCCCGGGCTCGCGCTCGCCCGCGGGGCCGCTTCCCGGCCCGGCTCCGTGGCCGCCGCGCCGCAGCCGGACAGGACGAGCGCGAGGGCGGCCGTGAGCGCCACGGCGGTCGGCATACGGCTCCGCCTGTGCCATCGTATGGCGGAGATGGGCATGACACGGACCTCCGTTTCCTGCGTACTTCCAGATGGTCGCAGGTACCGCGGTGGCCGCCACGCCGCGCCCCGGACCCGGGGCGGTTCCGGGTCCGCGGATGAGAGACAATGGACGCTCTCCCAGGGTGGGTTCAGGGTGGGTAGATTTGCAGAGGGGTCGCATGTCGGAGGCTGAGAAGACGCAGGGTTCGACTGGGCGCCTCCTCGCCGGGCGGTACCGGCTCGGGGAGATTCTCGGTCAGGGCGGCATGGGCACGGTCTGGCGTGCGAGTGATCAGACCCTCGGCCGTACGGTCGCGGTCAAGGAGCTGCGCTTCCCGTCCAGCGTGGAGGAGGACGAGAAGAGACGGCTCATCACCCGTACGCTGCGCGAGGCGAAGGCGATCGCCCGGATCCGCAGCAACGGCGCCGTCACCGTCTACGACGTGGTCGACGAGGACGACCGCCCGTGGATCGTCATGGAGCTCATCGAGGGTCGCTCCCTCGCCGACGTCGTCCGCGACGACGGCCCGCTGACCCCCAAGCGCGCCGCCGAGGTCGGGCTCGCCGTCCTCGATGTGCTGCGCGCCGCCCACCAGGCGGGCATCCTGCACCGCGATGTGAAGCCCTCCAACGTGCTGATCTCGGACGACGGCCGGGTCGTCCTCACCGACTTCGGCATCGCCCAGGTCGAGGGCGACCCGTCGGTGACCTCGACTGGCATGCTCGTCGGCGCGCCCTCCTACATCTCCCCCGAGCGGGCCCGCGGCCACAAGCCCGGCCCGCCGGCCGACCTGTGGTCGCTGGGCGGGCTGCTGTACGCGGCGGTGGAGGGCGTGCCGCCGTACGACAAGAGCACGGCCATAGCGACCCTGACGGCCGTGATGACCGAGCCGGTGGAGCCGCCGAAGAACGCGGGCCCGCTGGAGGAGGTCATCTACGGCCTGCTCACCAAGGACCCGGACCGGCGGCTCGACGACGCCGGGGCGCGGACGCTGCTGGAGCACGTGGTGAACGGGCCCGAGGTCACCAAGGCCCCCGCCGACGCGACCCGCACGATGAGCCTGCCGCCCGCCCCGTCGAAGGAGGACGAGGCCGCCGCCGAGGCCAAGGAGACGGCCGCCGCGGAGCGCAGGCGCGGCGCGCTGAAGTCGGTGCGTAACGCGGCTGCCGCCGCGGCCGCGAAGAAGTCGGGGGACGAGAGCAAGGCGGAGCCGGAGTCGGCGTCGGCTTCGGAGTCGGCGTCGGCTTCGGCGTCGGGCGCGAAGTCCGGAGCGGCGGGCTCCGGAGCGGCGGGCTCCGCGTCGGACGCCGCGACGCCCGTGGCCGCGCCCAGCCCGCGGCCTTCCCTGCCGCCGCGCGCCTCGATCACCGATGTGGTCCCGAAGCGCACGCTGATCATCATCGCGGTGGTCGTGGTGCTCGCCATTGTGGCCACCGTGCTCGCCGTCGTCCTGAACGACGGCGGGGGTGGCGGCGACAAGGCCAAGGGCTCCTCCGGCGGCGACAAGTCCGCCTCCGCCGGGTCCTCGGGCGGCTCCAAGGAGGGCCAGGGCAAGGACACCGACAAGACCGGCCAGTCGGCGGGCGAGTCGCCGAAGGCCGGGACTTCCGGCGGCAAGCAGAGCGGTCAGCCGGACGCCTCCAAGGGGTCGGACGACAACTCGGGCAAGGGCGGCGAAAGCGGCGACAACAGCGGTAAGGGCAAGGGCGACGGCGGTAAGGGCGGTCTGCCCGACGGCTACAAGACCGTCAAGAGCTCCGACTTCCCGTTCAGCATGGCCATGCCGGAGGGCTGGTCGGTCCACCCCGGAAGCTATTCCGGAAGCCGTAAGTACTACGGCGGGTCCAGCATTCCGCGTATTCAGATCGACTTCACCAACGCGCCGAAGTCTGACGCGGAGGCGGACTGGCGCAAGGGCGAGGAGAACGCCCGCCGCACCATGTCCGGCTACAAGGGCCTCGGCATCAAGTCGGTGGACTGGCGGGGCTATCCGACCGTCGCGGACTGGGAGTTCGAGCGACTCGATCGGGACGGCAAGCGGGTCCACGTCATCAACCGCGGCTTCAAGGCGGACGGCAGCCATGGCTTCGCCATACTGATCACCTGCGAGGCGAGCAAGTGGGACGACAAGGAGTGCGCCACCCTCCGGCAGACCGCCTTCGACACGTTCAAGATTACGGACTGAACACTCCTGTCGGCGAAGCGTCGTTCGGGCACGTATCGTGAGAGGCCCTAGACTGTGCGCAGCCGCAGGAACCCGCCAAAACGACCATATTTGAAGGGTTTCAGGCTGCGCTGACCGCTGATGAGGGCGGCGCTGGTCGCGCGCTTGGGGAGGCGTCGTGGAGGAGTACGCGGGCCGGGTGCTGGCCGACCGCTATCGCCTGCCCCTGCCGCCCGCCGACGAGTACGAACTCGTCGAGACCCGCGCCTTCGACACCTACAGCGGACAGGAAGTCCATCTGCGGCAGATACCGCTGCCTGAGGTCGTCGACGCGGAAGTCGTCGACGACAGCGCGCGGTGGGGCGGCGGGCCGTCGGGGCGGAACGGCACGTTCGCCGGTGCCGGGCGTACGGCCCGGGGCGGCGGAGACCCGGCCGTCCGGCGCGCCATCGCCGCGGCGACGTCCGCCGCGCAGATCCCCGACCACCCCCGGCTCGGCCAGGTCTTCCATGTCTTCGCGGAGGCCGGAAGCCTGTGGATCGTCAGCGAACTGGTCTCCGGCCGCCCGCTGGCAGCGCTGCTCGCGGAGGGCACGCTGTCCCCGCACCGCGCCGCCGAGGTCGCCAACGACATCCTTACGGCGCTGCGCGCCCTGCACGCCCACGGCTGGGTCCACCGCAACATCACCGCCCGTACGGTGCTGTTGTGCGATGACGGGCGCGCGATGCTCACCGGGCTGGCGGCGGGTGCGGCGGAGGAGGCGCTGTGCGGCTACGACCCCGTTCCGGCGCCCGCGTCCTCGCCCGCTGTGTCCGACTCCGACTCCGACTCCGGCTCCGGCTCCGGCTCCGGCTCCGGCTCCGAGGATGGACCGTCGGCTGACGCCCCGGCATCCCTGCCGCCGGGCCCGGCGGGTTCCGGCGACCACCCGGACGCGGCCGTGCGGGGCCCGGCCGAGCGGGGCCCGGCCGAGCGGGGCCCGGCCGAGCGAGGGGACGAAGGGCGCGCCGCCATCCCCGGGGCCCGTACGGCCGAGGGAGGCGAGGCGCGGCCGCACGGCGGACCCCGCTACCACGACCAGGGCGCCGCGGGAGGCTTCCGGCCGCCGGGCCGCCCTTACGGTGGCCATGAACCGGGGGGCGCGGCGCGGCCCGACGAACCCGCGGGCGCGGCCTGGCCCGACACCGACGGCCGGGAACACGGCGGCCAGGGCACATCGCCGGGCCTGCCCGAGCCACGGTCGCCTTACGGCGACCACGGGGCGATGGAGGCGAGTCCGGGGCCTGGTGCGGGCGGTTCGGCGGGTCCGGACGTGGGCGGTTCGGCAGGCGGGGGCCCGGGTGCGGGCGCGGGCGTCGGTGGTCCGGTGAGGTCCCGCCCCGGCGGTCCGGTGTACCGGGATCAAGTGACGCTCGGCCCGGGGGCCGGTGGGCCCATGGCGCCTTACCGGGACCAGGCGGCCGCCGGTGGACTGCCCGGGCCGCGACGGGCCGGACAGCCGGGGCAGCCGGGGGACCGGGAGAGCGAACGGGGCGGCGCCGCCGCCGATGCGCCGAACGCGGCCGCGCGGGCGGCGCGGGCCAGCGCCATCGCCGCCTACGCGGCGGGCGCGCGCGCCGCCGCACGGGCCAACGTCGACGCGGCCACCCGCTCCCCGCACGCCCCCGAGCCCGCCCCGATGCCCGCCCCCGCCCCCGCCCCCGAGCCCGACCCGGAGCCGGTGACCGGCGGCGCCCGCTGGCCCGGTCGGCCGGAGGCCGCGGAGAGCGCCCAGCCGTCCGCCTCCGAAGGCCCGTCCGCCCCCGAGGGCGGCTCCTGGGACTCCGGCGGAGCCACCGGCGGCGGCCCCGCCACCGCGCTCGCCGCCGAACGCGCCCGCCAGGCCCGTATCGTCGTGGTCGGCGCCGTCACCGAGCGGTGGGCGCCCGAGCAGGCGG
This genomic interval from Streptomyces asiaticus contains the following:
- a CDS encoding nucleotide sugar dehydrogenase, producing the protein MPADLAVIGLGHLGIPLARAATAAGVRTVGYDPDPRAASDLRAGRLPAGSGEGLLSAAELRRMASQGFRITADPAELGRVRTAVICAPTPLGDDRRLDLSAVGEAARTLAARLRPHTTVLLESTVYPGTTEEFLRPLLEEGSGLRAGRDFHLAYSPCRHDPGNRDHGPANTPKVIGGLTPACTEAAAAFYGRFTEKVVRARGTREAETVKVLETNYRHVNIALVNEMAVYCHDLGVDVWDVVRCAETKPFGFQSFRPGPGVGGHGVPVDHGHMADPQRGLGIPLRMVELAQQVNGRMPGYVTRRCTALLNEYGKSARGAHVLLLGVGYKADVADAEGSPAREIASRLIELGARLSYHDPYVTRWRVLGREVERADSVYEAAADADLTVLLQPHRTYDLQGLSVKAQLLLDTRGAGPAGMAHRL
- a CDS encoding glycerol-3-phosphate dehydrogenase/oxidase, with product MKTPALGPAERGEALARMADRELDVLVVGGGVVGAGTALDAATRGLETGLVESRDWASGTSSRSSKLIHGGLRYLEMLDFALVREALKERGLLLERIAPHLVKPVPFLYPLKHRVWERFYAGSGVALYDAMSISSGHGRGLPAHRHLSRGRALRVAPCLKKDALVGALQYYDAQMDDARYVTTLVRTAAEYGAHVANRARVVGFLREGERVVGARVHDLEQGGEFEVRARQVVNATGVWTDETQALIGERGQFHVRASKGIHLVVPKDRIHSTTGLILRTEKSVLFVIPWGRHWIIGTTDTDWDLDKAHPAASSADIDYLLEHVNEVLAVPLTRDDVEGVYAGLRPLLAGESDATSKLSREHTVAHPVPGLVVVAGGKYTTYRVMAKDAVDEAVHGLDRRVGPCVTEEIPLVGAVGYKALWNARERIGRQYGLHAARIEHLLNRYGSAAQEVLDLIAGDGSLGKPLAGAEDYLRAEVVYAASHEGARHLDDVLTRRTRISIETFDRGTRCAREVAELMGPVLGWAQDQLDREVEHYEKRVEAERESQRQPDDLTADAARLGAPDIIPL
- a CDS encoding serine hydrolase domain-containing protein codes for the protein MPTAVALTAALALVLSGCGAAATEPGREAAPRASASPGAEGGRDGVLHAAVRRLAAQGDAPGAAVLIRREGGGTRYLASGVADVRTGRRIHRNDHFRAGSLTKTVIAAVTLRLAAQGRLGLGDTVEEHLPGLVRGQGNDGRTITIRQLLNQTSGLFDYTADPALARQLSAAAGRTRTPASLVRTAVAHPPDFAPGAGWRYSNTNYVLLGMVVQRVTGRSYATEARRDVLAPLRLHGTSFPGTRTDLPDPHGRAYTRDGGAGDGGARRDVTDLNPSSAGAAGELISTLGDLTRLLPGLLRGKVVPRAELRQMRNTSASDGRYGMGLFPVRLACGVTLWGHNGEINGSYALAVTAPDGRHSLAYRLNSTAASGLTAETSLLEAEFCPRR
- a CDS encoding serine/threonine-protein kinase, which produces MSEAEKTQGSTGRLLAGRYRLGEILGQGGMGTVWRASDQTLGRTVAVKELRFPSSVEEDEKRRLITRTLREAKAIARIRSNGAVTVYDVVDEDDRPWIVMELIEGRSLADVVRDDGPLTPKRAAEVGLAVLDVLRAAHQAGILHRDVKPSNVLISDDGRVVLTDFGIAQVEGDPSVTSTGMLVGAPSYISPERARGHKPGPPADLWSLGGLLYAAVEGVPPYDKSTAIATLTAVMTEPVEPPKNAGPLEEVIYGLLTKDPDRRLDDAGARTLLEHVVNGPEVTKAPADATRTMSLPPAPSKEDEAAAEAKETAAAERRRGALKSVRNAAAAAAAKKSGDESKAEPESASASESASASASGAKSGAAGSGAAGSASDAATPVAAPSPRPSLPPRASITDVVPKRTLIIIAVVVVLAIVATVLAVVLNDGGGGGDKAKGSSGGDKSASAGSSGGSKEGQGKDTDKTGQSAGESPKAGTSGGKQSGQPDASKGSDDNSGKGGESGDNSGKGKGDGGKGGLPDGYKTVKSSDFPFSMAMPEGWSVHPGSYSGSRKYYGGSSIPRIQIDFTNAPKSDAEADWRKGEENARRTMSGYKGLGIKSVDWRGYPTVADWEFERLDRDGKRVHVINRGFKADGSHGFAILITCEASKWDDKECATLRQTAFDTFKITD
- a CDS encoding protein kinase domain-containing protein, coding for MEEYAGRVLADRYRLPLPPADEYELVETRAFDTYSGQEVHLRQIPLPEVVDAEVVDDSARWGGGPSGRNGTFAGAGRTARGGGDPAVRRAIAAATSAAQIPDHPRLGQVFHVFAEAGSLWIVSELVSGRPLAALLAEGTLSPHRAAEVANDILTALRALHAHGWVHRNITARTVLLCDDGRAMLTGLAAGAAEEALCGYDPVPAPASSPAVSDSDSDSGSGSGSGSGSEDGPSADAPASLPPGPAGSGDHPDAAVRGPAERGPAERGPAERGDEGRAAIPGARTAEGGEARPHGGPRYHDQGAAGGFRPPGRPYGGHEPGGAARPDEPAGAAWPDTDGREHGGQGTSPGLPEPRSPYGDHGAMEASPGPGAGGSAGPDVGGSAGGGPGAGAGVGGPVRSRPGGPVYRDQVTLGPGAGGPMAPYRDQAAAGGLPGPRRAGQPGQPGDRESERGGAAADAPNAAARAARASAIAAYAAGARAAARANVDAATRSPHAPEPAPMPAPAPAPEPDPEPVTGGARWPGRPEAAESAQPSASEGPSAPEGGSWDSGGATGGGPATALAAERARQARIVVVGAVTERWAPEQAGPVHENWRLAPPVGPAADLWALGALLFRAVQGHAPYPEENAAELVQMVCGEAPAYAEECGPLRPVVESLMRQDPTERPDFEELRGWLRSLIRSAPEPDVGISTVTVPSLGSSGASDPRRLPIVRRRGWLVRRGRGRRPTAAVDAPAGHARHRRDKREKRERREPRETRQAPPAPPTQRKPRRLGRMLLLLILLGLAAAVLYAMMFLPRSKDDGGQERTGSAGAPSAAPHDPADGDKGDGDEGEAGKPSDPVDTGDQEPQSTDPAGLAKGYAVRKDPKGFKVAVHEGWTRRGENGRGQIRYIGGDFELVVVAGRDKMSEFGGDPMAYQQDREAELSAFRGSSWASSSGLRRIDVGRTAMAEGAFTWRDSSGRNVYARNLAMLIDGRYHVVLVIGPSDERRAVNQYFDQATATYSTTNG